One Carassius carassius chromosome 20, fCarCar2.1, whole genome shotgun sequence DNA segment encodes these proteins:
- the LOC132096934 gene encoding adenylate cyclase type 1-like has product MACSNLHSSGVCFAEAQCVRRALLGDQQNYRGAQALSSLSRASWRPVTRAARIFRILSSTSPAGHALRTPATLRASARRVNGPPAMDETPFQKVKTRRRRNHCPPGVIACEDEFDCKELESLFRSYSLKLEQTRTQTALTVLALLASSLSLLELLLSGTSLTVAKGSYPVHSVVFVSLFVVTNVKYLRASQLQQIAHLSLLFCFSFSLLCCPFASAPEHGVWQLLLLTFVAYALLPVRTLLALLFGVLVSLAHIIVTAASVTAKTQRLWRAVSSALDTQRAS; this is encoded by the coding sequence ATGGCATGCAGTAATTTACACTCTTCAGGTGTTTGTTTTGCTGAAGCTCAGTGCGTCAGACGCGCGCTCCTCGGAGATCAGCAGAATTATCGCGGCGCGCAGGCGTTATCCAGTCTGAGCCGCGCGAGCTGGAGGCCAGTCACTCGTGCAGCGCGTATCTTCCGTATCCTGAGCTCCACCTCTCCTGCCGGACATGCCCTCCGGACCCCAGCGACGCTCCGCGCCTCTGCCCGGCGCGTGAATGGCCCTCCCGCCATGGACGAAACGCCGTTCCAGAAAGTCAAGACGCGGCGCAGGAGGAACCACTGCCCGCCCGGGGTCATCGCCTGCGAGGACGAGTTCGACTGCAAGGAGCTCGAGTCGCTTTTCCGCAGCTACAGCCTGAAGCTGGAGCAGACGCGCACGCAGACGGCGCTGACGGTGCTCGCGCTGCTGGCGTCCAGTCTCAGCCTGCTGGAGCTGCTGCTGTCCGGCACCAGCCTCACCGTCGCCAAGGGCTCGTACCCGGTGCACTCCGTCGTCTTCGTCTCGCTCTTCGTCGTCACCAACGTCAAGTACCTGCGGGCGAGTCAGCTGCAGCAGATCGCGCACCTGAGCCTGCTCTTCTGCTTCAGCTTCTCGCTGCTGTGCTGCCCGTTCGCCTCTGCTCCGGAGCACGGTGTGTGGCAGCTTCTGCTGCTGACGTTCGTGGCGTATGCGCTGCTGCCGGTGCGCACGCTGCTCGCGCTGCTGTTCGGTGTGCTGGTGTCCCTGGCGCACATCATCGTCACAGCTGCGTCGGTGACGGCGAAGACACAGCGGCTGTGGAGAGCGGTGAGTTCAGCACTGGACACACAGAGAGCGAGCTGA